A window of Micromonas commoda chromosome 13, complete sequence contains these coding sequences:
- a CDS encoding predicted protein, whose protein sequence is MHGRRAAAHLAAEASMRASSSRVASRGEPLARRLGVAAPGPRRDLTPGWRIEYDDRVRSSRDASTSPREWSIVSRGVPTVGFAASAIVPRSGREERTARRSARGFAAVPSATPPDAPPRNRDRDKDRGKATLALDPEPAPRPAPWSYGDIATIPNALSIARGASGPLIAAGIVNDAPPELILAAVVAAGASDWLDGYLARRWNQTGVAGSYLDPAGDKAFVASVAVALAWKGAIPAWLAACFLSRDAALVAGVAFQRARGLGWRWETWGEFFGMSAGKASTPGGDERERSRGELESSPSPPPPALPAMEPQALGKWSTAVQFALFGCAAATQTAWGSAVISPEAMAALHYVAGGTTAASAATYYFLSSDKFRRRRERMEARVGARVAQGKAKMRAVKELGRHLKERGRADYEQRMHRAGESMARMEARVGEMMERRSSRSTAPE, encoded by the coding sequence ATGCACGGCCGACGAGCAGCGGCGCATCTCGCGGCGGAAGcctcgatgcgcgcgtcgtcgtcgcgcgtcgcgtcgcgcggggagcctctcgcccgtcgcctcggcgtcgccgcgccggggcccCGCCGGGACCTCACCCCGGGGTGGCGCATCGAATACGATGATCGCGTTCGATCGTCTCGCGatgcgtcgacgtcgccgcgcgagtggAGCATCGtttcccgcggcgtcccgaccgtcggcttcgccgcgagcgcgatcgtCCCGAGGAGCGGTCGCGAGgagcggacggcgcggcggtccgcgcgcggATTCGCCGCGGTTCCCTCCGCCAccccgccggacgcgccgccgaggaacagGGATCGCGACAAGGACAGGGGTAAGgccacgctcgcgctggacccGGAGCCGGCACCGCGGCCCGCGCCGTGGTCCTACGGCGACATCGCGACGATCCCGAACGCCctgtccatcgcgcgcggagcgtcggggccgctcatcgccgccgggatcgtcaacgacgccccgcccgagttgatcctcgccgccgtcgtcgccgcgggcgcctccgACTGGCTCGACGGATACCTCGCCAGACGGTGGAACCAgacgggcgtcgccgggtcaTACCTGGATCCGGCGGGGGATAAGGCGTTCGTGGCGTCtgtggcggtggcgctggcgTGGAAGGGGGCGATACCCGCTTGGCTCGCCGCGTGTTTCCtcagccgcgacgccgcgctcgtggcggggGTGGCGTTCCAGAGGGCCCGGGGACTGGGCTGGCGATGGGAGACGTGGGGCGAGTTCTTCGGGATGTCCGCGGGGAAAGCAAGCACTCCAGGGGGAGACGAAAGGGAGCGGtcgcgcggtgagctcgagtcgtcgccgtcgccgccgccacccgcgctgCCAGCGATGGAGCCCCAGGCGTTGGGGAAGTGGAGCACCGCCGTGCAGTTCGCCTTGTTCGGCTGCGCGGCTGCGACGCAAACCGCGTGGGGCTCGGCAGTCATCTCCccggaggcgatggcggcccTTCACTACGTCGCCGGGGgaaccacggcggcgtcggcggcgacgtactACTTCCTCTCATCGGACAAGttcaggcggaggcgagagCGCATGGAGGCGCGagtgggcgcgcgcgtggcgcagGGAAAGGCGAAGATgcgcgcggtgaaggagCTGGGGCGACATCTTAAGGAGCGGGGGAGGGCCGACTACGAACAGAGGATGCATCGCGCCGGAGAGAGTATGGCGAGGATGGAGGCGAGGGTGGGGGAGATGATGGAGCGCCGGAGTAGCCGGAGTACTGCGCCGGAGTAG
- a CDS encoding predicted protein has product MTTALTPTATHPSAALGGGPRWVRGPRAAADGCSTPSRTRGVHATPIPTVPRRAALTALTAAAASSRDLSPATASVASTSEVVREAAALATNGAGASTVAFDDATVTIRGTGQVVPVAVWYPTDGTGPTPTYPHAISVAKIARVLLNTPESTPRFLDRDFPLEPSAGVVRASTSAAPKNARGAVVLCHGYLGSRFDLVDLAEALAASGFVVAAPEFAESLASPDTVSAQTRPGAKPAANPSATREAVLDAALKIFGDEKFTWVERDGKLRSKVPVALVGQSAGASTATGAPGSFAARVAIAGFRPPPSEERERVLTLLGDPLLVVASAGDGVISLYPTDGGVFGPYRGIEAEVASLPAEFARFDARGLLDSVRSGDISRRAFVTYETVGGESPGGESPGGESPGQQPLPCHISFLSSRTNDAMVDVLGPLLPVARALGVPVLDFDRYQVTRDSDEVNQTLVPAVVAWLAAVMR; this is encoded by the coding sequence atgacgaccgcgctcaccccgacggcgacgcatCCCAGCGccgctctcggcggcggaccgaGGTGGGTCAGGgggccgagggcggcggccgacggCTGTTCGACCCCGTCGCGCACACGCGGTGtccacgcgacgccgatccCGACGGTGCCCCGGCgagccgcgctcaccgcgctcaccgccgccgccgcctcctcccgagacctctccccggcgacggcatccgtcgcgtcgacgtcggaggTTGTCCGtgaagccgcggcgctcgcgacgaacggcgcgggcgcgtccacggtcgcgttcgacgacgccaccgtcaCCATACGAGGCACCGGCCAGGtcgtgcccgtcgccgtttGGTACCCAACCGACGGAACGGGCCCGACGCCCACCTACCCGCACGCGATATCCGTCGCCAAGATCGCGAGGGTGCTGCTCAACACCCCGGAGTCCACCCCGAGGTTCCTGGATCGCGACTTTCCCCTCGAAccctccgcgggggtggtccgagcgtccacctccgccgcgcccaaaaACGCCAgaggcgccgtcgtcctgtGCCACGGCTACCTCGGCTCGAGgttcgacctcgtcgacctcgccgaggcgctcgccgcgtccgggttcgtcgtcgccgcgccggagtTTGCCGaatccctcgcgtcgccggacaCCGTCTCGGCGCAGACGAGGCCCGGGGCgaaacccgcggcgaacccgtCGGCCACCAGGGAGGCGGTGTTGGACGCGGCGTTGAAGATTTTTGGCGACGAAAAGTTTACGTGGGTCGAGAGGGACGGAAAACTCCGCAGCAAGGTGCCGGTGGCGCTCGTGGGCCAGTCGGCGGGTGCTTCGACGGCTACCGGCGCGCCGgggtcgttcgcggcgagggtcgccatcgcgggtTTCAGGcccccgccgagcgaggagcgcgaaAGAGTTTTAACCTTGCTCGGGGAcccgctcctcgtcgtcgcctccgccggggacggcgtcATCTCTCTGTACCCCACGGACGGCGGGGTGTTCGGGCCGTACAGAGGgatcgaggcggaggtggcgtcGCTGCCGGCGGAGTTTGCGCGGTTCGACGCCCGGGGACTGTTGGATTCGGTTCGGTCGGGGGACATTTCTCGGAGGGCGTTTGTGACGTACGAGACGGtcggcggtgagtcaccgggcggtgagtcaccgggcggtgagtcaccgggtcAACAGCCCCTACCGTGCCACATCAGCTTCCTGTCGTCGAGGACCAACGATGCCATGGTCGACGTGCTTGGACCGCTCTTGCCCGTCGCCAGGGCGCTCGGGGTGCCGGTGCTGGACTTTGACAGGTACCAGGTGACGAGGGACAGCGACGAGGTGAACCAGACGCTGGTCCCCGCGGTTGTCGCGtggctggcggcggtgatgcgATGA
- a CDS encoding predicted protein: MGPVVLVRAVLADDATRAALSAHAGVAVAFAIYGLVAWLNVDSWRSHDQFFVERDPSLSYPYLDSTVSNEALAALSTLLPLACIVLAVSARVKLSPTKVGHAPGSVGLPGPLSEDADPKSDPVFASRVDAVRALMFEIVCYCQALALTMGTYNALKSFVGRLRPNFFAACDYKGYKHAMSTGNYTDYLAATTPGAPGDLTHCRAARADVDEASLSFPSGHAGLSFVAMTWSTMALIRALSVERRYLGKTIGASSTDVFRSSTNMAPVVSAARAAACLPMAYATYVACTRVVDYKHRPADVIAGALIGAVFAWACAPRHLSGWGVRLAKPADETNRRPV; this comes from the coding sequence ATGGGTCCCGTGGTGCTGGTTCGCGCGGttctcgccgacgatgccacgcgcgcggcgctctcggcgcACGCCggagtcgccgtcgcgttcgcgatatacgggctcgtcgcgtgGCTCAACGTCGACAGTTGGAGATCGCACGATCAGTTCTTCGTGGAGCGCGACCCGTCGCTGTCTTACCCTTACCTGGACTCCACGGTGTCcaacgaggcgctcgcggcgttgtcAACGCTCCTGCCGCTCGCGTGCATCGTCCTGGCGGTGTCAGCGCGGGTGAAGCTCTCTCCCACGAAAGTTGGGCACGCCCCTGGTTCGGTGGGGCTTCCCGGACCGTTAAGTGAGGATGCCGACCCTAAATCCGATCCGGTCTTCGCGAGTCGCGtggacgccgtccgcgcgttgATGTTTGAGATCGTCTGCTACTGCCAGGCCTTGGCGCTCACCATGGGAACGTACAACGCGCTCAAGTCGTTCGTCGGTCGCCTCAGGCCAAacttcttcgcggcgtgcgacTACAAGGGATACAAGCACGCGATGTCAACCGGGAACTACACGGATtacctcgccgccaccacgccgggcgcgccgggagATTTAACCCActgccgcgcggcgcgggcggacgtcgacgaggcgtcgCTGTCGTTCCCGTCGGGACACGCGGGCCTGTCCTTCGTCGCGATGACCTGGTCCACGATGGCGCTCATCCGCGCGTTATCAGTCGAACGACGCTATTTGGGTAAAACAatcggcgcgtcgtcgacggatgTTTTCCGGTCGTCGACAAACATGGCGCCCGTCGTATCGGcagctcgggcggcggcgtgtctTCCGATGGCTTACGCGACGTACGTGGCGTGCACGCGCGTCGTGGACTACAAGCACCGTCCCGCGGATGTCATCGCGGGCGCTTTGATCGGTGCGGTGTTCGCGtgggcgtgcgcgccgcgacaTCTTTCGGGGTGGGGCGTCCGACTCGCAAAGCCGGCGGACGAGACGAACCGGCGACCGGTTTGA
- a CDS encoding predicted protein has translation EGAAKETGLPHGYHSGMRILLVGEGNLSFALALTTLFDGDGSNLLVTSFDRQRIARAAYPYCEDVEESLTESGAAVVFDVDVEEPDALRGGFDRIVFNFPDAGANQDMLGAFFDSAKGLLRRNGEVHVATQRGQGIEVASAWNVTGVAARHGLVYRASLDFEPGAFPGYEHYR, from the exons gagggcgccgcgaaggagacAGGCCTGCCTCACGGCTACCACAGCGGCATgcgcatcctcctcgtcggcgagggtaACCTCtcgttcgcgctcgcgctcaccacgctcttcgacggcgacggatccAACCTCCTCGTCACGTCGTTCGACCGCCaacgcatcgcgcgcgccgcgtacCCGTActgcgaggacgtcgaggagtcCCTCACCGaatcgggcgcggcggtggtgttcgacgtggacgtggaggaacccgacgcgctccgcggg GGGTTCGATCGCATCGTGTTCAACttccccgacgccggc GCCAACCAGGACATGCTCGGCGCCTTCTTCGACTCGGCGAAGGGTTTGCTGAGACGCAACGGCGAGGTGCACGTGGCGACGCAACGGGGTCAAGGGATCGAagtcgcgtcggcgtggaacGTGACGGGCGTGGCGGCGCGGCACGGGCTGGTGTACAGGGCGTCGCTGGACTTCGAGCCCGGGGCGTTCCCCGGGTACGAGCACTACAGG
- a CDS encoding predicted protein: MEARGVGALDASAASKLRDALLLAAAEVHADAGVVLATSPDASSALQHAWLRACPIVDGADLETHVAVALFWGLHRDERRAASATAGGYDAAERRDDAVGRDGARAKDVAVTSSFGTVRRLTALELAAAVCDAISPDARKSTLVDARPAPGDSGVIHITTRAHYEARRGAGQLRCSTCGRFVAGDRALWWHQKTRHGVHHSEAVDAVEDELRALSTTVVGSAPSAGFEPSTLGSATDASTPPGRTARSADDLAAGLAGGGEALDALIASGKVEALPDPGLEAARRGDVDALRRLVKDEGWDANAAVDRHGSGALLWAAGAGRLDAVKFLVEEAGTDPATTSQAGRRAYAGRTALHWAARNGHVHVMEYLVISRGVDVDARTAEGTTAFAWACWRGRVDAMRWLVEKGECRFGAVNTFGCNAAMWVVQGGAGLDACRYVRSLGVTFRLLNANGHSAVHKAAQRGRRDVCAWLLGRGGDDDGGGGDDGGGGGDADAIVESDAPESDAEAAWARALVGSAHLAPDNEGFTPADHARLAGDARLATWLRARQREASARECTRFIRNDGRNDETLAAVADECRGNDSVDRRVRDASGVETTYPPATFYGAAAVGDVHLLDEILDTDPYHVNQDNGTGAPLHFAVTYGRVDAVRELLAGGTRAAVNVNQRSKAGGFGLTPLHLAATLFRKRRVAAAARADLAAAEAELASEASVDLTGAKEEVIKAFTKEEVKAAKAAEKAARKAAHQRAAAARKVLATHGCGAEEARRMYRLLLQSGADPRAVATVPGPGGSTVRVVPADLAGDDDDAAAEIAALESEATESVPEPFPRVDAGDWSADLARPVARSNAAYDVDSSLESRRSTNDDAAAEVGADNRVSEVNAAVVDPRDSDQVEALFLNAALEAGSAFGEVPARVDVPGVPGAFLLRRVMGAKACAALVDVVESMQPTRVGDMMARHDSAGEGRGEKMAPRRESAAERVLRVGDNVELFDLLVTDPLALVPATDGLDGETFVPVEPVRWEVSPAALAAVAERCRPSLPKAVEGSGEPLARAGSEFATSLRCYRYLPGTASLPHYDKSTTDAETGAFSAYTVVVYLNGDEHGGGVTSFFEPVRSKAVDADDLTRASRSSKRGLTWAVGGGTAPLYKIVARVKGGTGDALFFPHGGRVAGRNPLHEGSPVTGKIPKYILRTDLMFGRD, encoded by the coding sequence atggaggcgcgcggcgtcggggcgctcgacgcctccgcagcctccaaGCTTCGAGACGCGctcctgctcgcggcggcggaggtacacgccgacgccggggtcgTGTTGGCGACGTCCCCCGACGCCTCTAGCGCGCTTCAACACGCGTGGCTTCGGGCGTGtcccatcgtcgacggcgccgacctGGAGACGCACGTCGCGGTTGCGCTCTTCTGGGGCCTACACAGGGACGAGCGTcgtgcggcgtcggcgacggcgggaggCTACGATGCGGctgaacgacgcgacgatgcggTGGGACgtgacggcgcgcgcgccaaggacgtcgccgtgacgTCCTCGTTCGGCACCGTCCGTCGGCTCaccgccctcgagctcgccgccgccgtgtgCGATGCCATCTCCCCCGACGCGAGGAAGTCGACGCTGGTGGACGCTCGGCCGGCTCCCGGAGACAGCGGCGTGATCCACATAACCACGCGCGCGCATtacgaggcgcggcgcggcgccgggcagcTGAGATGCTCCACGTGCGGCAggttcgtcgccggggaTCGCGCGCTGTGGTGGCACCAGAAGACCAGACACGGCGTGCACCACTCAGAAgccgtggacgccgtggAGGATGAGCTGCGCGCGCTGTCCACGACGGTGGTCGGAtcggcgcccagcgcgggATTCGAACCCTCGACGCTCGGATCcgccacggacgcgtcgacgccacccGGGAGGACAGCGcggagcgccgacgacctcgccgccggtctcgcgggcggcggcgaagctctGGACGCGCTCATAGCCTCCGGGAAGGTCGAGGCCTTACCCGATCCCgggctggaggcggcgcggcgcggggacgtggacgcgcttCGACGTCTCGTTAAAGACGAGGGgtgggacgcgaacgccgcggtggacaggcacgggagcggcgcgctcctgtgggccgcgggggctggccgcctcgacgctGTTAAGTTTTtggtcgaggaggcgggcacggacccggcgacgacgtcgcagGCTGGGAGGAGGGCGTACGCGGGCCGGACCGCGCTGCACTGGGCAGCGCGTAACGgccacgtccacgtcatGGAGTACCTGGTGATCAGCcggggcgtggacgtcgacgcgagaaCCGCGGAGGGCACCACCGCGTTTGCGTGGGCGTgttggcgcgggcgcgtcgacgcgatgcgcTGGCTCGTGGAAAAAGGCGAGTGTCGATTCGGGGCGGTGAATACGTTCGGATGCAACGCGGCGATGTGGGTGGTGCAGGGCGGGGCGGGTCTGGACGCGTGCCGGTACGTTCGCTCGTTGGGTGTGACGTTTCGTCTCCTAAACGCCAACGGTCACTCGGCGGTGCACAAGGCGGCGCAGCGGGGCAGGCGGGACGTGTGCGCGTGgctcctcggccgcggcggcgacgacgacggcggcggcggcgacgacggcggcggcggcggcgacgcggacgccatcgtcgagagcgacgcgcccgagtcggacgcggaggctgcgtgGGCGAGGGCCCTCGTCGGTTCCGCGCACCTAGCGCCGGACAACGAGGGGTTCACCCCGGCGGATCACGCCAGACTGGCGGGTGACGCGCGACTCGCGACGTGGCTGCGCGCGAGGCAACgcgaggcgtccgcgcgagAGTGCACTCGATTCATCCGGAACGACGGACGGAACGacgagacgctcgcggccgTTGCAGATGAATGTCGTGGGAACGACTCGGTGGATCGTCGAGTCCGTGACGCGTCCGGAGTGGAGACGACCTACCCTCCGGCTACGTTttacggcgccgccgcggtgggcgacgttcacctcctcgacgagatACTGGACACCGACCCTTACCACGTCAACCAGGACAACGGAACCGGCGCGCCTCTGCACTTCGCGGTGACGTAcgggcgcgtggacgcggtgcgcgagctgctcgccggcggaacgcgcgcggcggtgaacgtcAACCAGCGGAGCAAAGCCGGAGGTTTCGGTCTGACGCCGctgcacctcgcggcgacgctcttCCGCAagagacgcgtcgcggcggcggcgcgcgcggatctcgccgccgcggaggctgagctcgcgtccgaggcgtcCGTCGATCTCAccggcgcgaaggaggaggtcaTCAAGGCCTTTacgaaggaggaggtcaaggcggcgaaagccgcggagaaggctgcgAGGAAGGCTGCGCACcagcgagccgccgccgcgcgaaagGTTCTCGCCACGCACGGCTGTGGggccgaggaggcgaggcgaaTGTACCGACTGCTGCTTCAgtccggcgcggacccgcgcgccgtcgcgaccgtgcccggccccggcggctccaccgtccgcgtcgtccccgcggacctggccggagacgacgacgacgccgcggccgagatCGCCGCTCTCGAgtcggaggcgacggagtcGGTTCCGGAGCCGTTTCCgagggtggacgcgggcgactgGAGCGCGGACCTGGCCAGgcccgtcgcgcgttcgaacgcggcgtacgACGTGGACTCTTCACTGGAGTCGCGCCGGAgtacgaacgacgacgcggccgcggaggttgGAGCCGATAACCGCGTCTCCGAGGTTaacgcggccgtcgtcgacccgcgAGACTCGGATCAGGTCGAGGCGCTCTTCTTgaacgccgccctcgaggctGGTTCGGCTTTTGGGGAggttcccgcgcgcgtggacgtgcCGGGGGTTCCCGGCGCGTTCTTGCTCAGACGCGTGATGGGCGCCAAagcgtgcgcggcgctcgtggacgtcgtgGAATCGATGCAGCCGACGAGAGTTGGGGACATGATGGCGCGACATGAcagcgcgggcgaggggcgaggaGAGAAgatggcgccgaggcgggagagcgccgccgagAGGGTCCTCAGGGTCGGCGACAACGTGGAGCTGTTCGACCTCCTCGTCAccgacccgctcgcgctggttcccgcgacggacggccTGGACGGCGAGACGTTCGTGCCCGTGGAGCCCGTGCGCTGGGAGGTGAGCccggccgcgctcgcggcggtggctgaGAGGTGCCGGCCGAGCCTCCCCAAGGCTGTGGAGGGATCCGGCGAGCCCCTCGCGAGGGCCGGTTCGGAGTTTGCCACATCCCTGCGGTGCTACCGTTACCTTCCGGGCACCGCGTCCTTGCCGCACTACGACAAATCCACGACGGACGCCGAGACCGGTGCGTTCAGCGCGTACACCGTGGTCGTGTACCtgaacggcgacgagcacggcggcggggtcacGAGCTTCTTCGAGCCCGTGCGTTCaaaggcggtggacgcggatgACTTGACGCGAGCGAGCAGATCCAGCAAGCGGGGCCTGACCtgggcggtgggcggcgggaccgcgCCGCTGTATAAAATCGTCGCGAGGGTCAAGGGGGGGACGGGTGATGCGCTGTTCTTTCCTCACGGCGGCAGGGTAGCGGGGCGGAATCCGCTGCACGAGGGGTCGCCGGTCACCGGGAAAATCCCCAAGTACATCTTGCGAACGGACCTCATGTTCGGGCGCGATTAG